The proteins below are encoded in one region of Salmo salar chromosome ssa02, Ssal_v3.1, whole genome shotgun sequence:
- the LOC106586159 gene encoding mitochondrial import receptor subunit TOM20 homolog, translating into MMGGKSSTIAAGVCGALFVGYCIYFDRKRRSDPNFKNRLRERRRNQVAAKQGTGLSKLPDLKDAEAVQKFFLEEIQLGEELLAQGDYENGIEHLTNAIAVCGQPQQLLQVLQQTLPPPVFQMLLTKLPTISQRIVSAQGSLNEEDLE; encoded by the exons ATGATGGGCGGTAAATCGAGCACGATAGCCGCCGGTGTTTGCGGGGCTCTGTTCGTCGGCTACTGCATCTACTTCGACAGGAAAAGACGGAGTGACCCCAACTTCAAGAACAGGCTGCGAGAAC GGAGGAGAAATCAGGTGGCTGCAAAACAGGGGACAGGACTGTCAAAG CTCCCAGACCTGAAGGATGCTGAGGCGGTCCAGAAGTTCTTCCTGGAGGAGATTCAGCTGGGAGAGGAGCTGTTGGCTCAAG GAGACTACGAGAACGGCATCGAGCACCTGACCAACGCCATCGCCGTGTGCGGCCAGCCCCAGCAGCTTCTCCAGGTGCTGCAGCAGACTCTCCCGCCACCAGTCTTCCAGATGCTTCTCACCAAACTGCCCACCATCAGCCAG CGTATTGTGAGCGCACAAGGTAGCTTGAATGAAGAGGACTTAGAATGA